A stretch of the Rhizomicrobium sp. genome encodes the following:
- a CDS encoding helix-turn-helix transcriptional regulator yields MAIVVSLDVMLARRKIRSKELAESIGITEANLSLLKSGKVKGVRFETLEKICKALDCQPGDLLEYRPDP; encoded by the coding sequence ATGGCGATCGTCGTCAGTCTTGACGTGATGCTGGCCAGGCGGAAAATCCGCTCCAAGGAATTGGCCGAGAGCATCGGCATCACCGAAGCCAATCTCTCGCTGCTCAAATCCGGCAAGGTCAAAGGCGTGCGCTTCGAGACCCTGGAGAAGATCTGCAAGGCGCTCGACTGTCAGCCGGGCGATCTTCTGGAATACCGGCCGGACCCGTGA
- a CDS encoding molybdopterin-dependent oxidoreductase, which translates to MKTIAALLLAFLFAAPACADGIVLGGHVQHPASFTMAQLRAMPAIDVTVDQKTEKGAFTGTFHGVLLWTLVNAAGLENGPNRHAILRHAILVSAAADQYATIVSLGEIHPELGNGQVILATEQDGQKLAQPRLIVPGDLKAAREVRDVTDIEVQ; encoded by the coding sequence ATGAAGACGATCGCCGCGCTGCTGCTGGCGTTTCTGTTTGCCGCCCCCGCCTGTGCGGACGGCATCGTCCTCGGCGGCCATGTCCAGCATCCCGCCAGCTTCACCATGGCCCAGCTGCGCGCCATGCCGGCCATCGACGTGACGGTCGACCAGAAGACCGAGAAGGGCGCCTTCACCGGCACCTTCCACGGCGTGCTGCTGTGGACCCTCGTCAACGCTGCGGGGCTCGAGAACGGGCCGAACCGCCACGCCATCCTGCGCCATGCGATCCTGGTGTCCGCGGCCGCCGATCAATACGCCACCATCGTCAGCCTGGGCGAGATCCATCCCGAGCTCGGCAATGGCCAGGTCATCCTCGCCACCGAGCAGGACGGCCAGAAGCTGGCGCAGCCGCGCCTGATCGTGCCCGGCGATCTGAAGGCGGCGCGCGAGGTGCGCGACGTCACCGATATCGAGGTGCAGTAG
- a CDS encoding NAD(P)/FAD-dependent oxidoreductase yields MSTPIETPIETDVVIVGAGPIGLFAVFELGLLDLKCHLVDILDRPGGQCTELYPEKPIYDIPGLPIVTGQDLTNRLLEQIKPFGAQYHFGEMATALEKQPDGKWKLSTDAGTQIVAPVVVVAAGGGSFVPKRPPVPGIEGFENAGDGIGVHYAVRKMETFRGKNILIAGGGDSALDWAINLAPLAKSLTLVHHRDGFRAAQHSVNQMRALEQEGKVKFHVASVKQLHGDDGKLSGVTLAGADKSEWHHEADAFLPFFGLTIKLGPIAEFGLNLNENLIPVDTARFESSTPGIFAIGDINTYPGKLKLILSGFHEAALMAQAAFHICKPNEKLRFQYTTSSSNLQKKLGVNA; encoded by the coding sequence ATGAGCACGCCCATCGAAACGCCCATCGAAACGGATGTCGTCATCGTCGGCGCAGGCCCCATCGGGCTGTTCGCCGTGTTCGAGCTCGGCCTGCTCGATCTCAAATGCCATCTGGTCGACATCCTCGACCGGCCGGGCGGGCAATGCACCGAGCTTTATCCGGAGAAGCCGATCTACGACATCCCCGGCCTGCCCATCGTGACGGGCCAGGATCTCACCAACCGCCTGCTCGAGCAGATCAAGCCGTTCGGCGCGCAATACCATTTCGGCGAGATGGCGACGGCGCTGGAGAAGCAGCCGGACGGCAAGTGGAAGCTCTCCACCGATGCCGGCACGCAGATCGTCGCGCCGGTCGTCGTGGTCGCCGCGGGCGGCGGAAGCTTCGTGCCGAAGCGCCCGCCGGTGCCGGGGATCGAAGGGTTCGAGAACGCCGGCGACGGCATCGGCGTGCACTATGCGGTGCGCAAGATGGAGACCTTCCGCGGCAAGAACATCCTGATCGCCGGCGGCGGCGACAGCGCGCTCGACTGGGCGATCAATCTCGCGCCGCTCGCCAAGAGCCTGACGCTGGTGCATCACCGCGACGGCTTCCGCGCCGCGCAGCACAGCGTCAACCAGATGCGCGCGCTGGAGCAGGAAGGCAAAGTCAAATTCCACGTCGCGAGCGTCAAGCAGCTGCATGGCGACGACGGCAAGCTGTCGGGCGTGACGCTGGCGGGCGCCGACAAGAGCGAATGGCACCACGAGGCCGATGCGTTCCTGCCGTTCTTCGGCCTCACCATCAAGCTCGGCCCCATCGCGGAGTTCGGACTGAACCTCAACGAGAACCTGATCCCGGTCGACACCGCGCGCTTCGAGAGCTCCACGCCGGGCATCTTCGCGATCGGCGACATCAACACCTATCCGGGCAAGCTCAAGCTGATCCTGTCGGGCTTCCACGAGGCGGCGCTGATGGCGCAGGCGGCGTTCCACATCTGCAAGCCGAACGAGAAGCTCCGCTTCCAGTACACGACGTCGTCGTCCAATCTGCAGAAGAAGCTGGGTGTGAACGCATGA
- a CDS encoding DUF4188 domain-containing protein yields the protein MEHPTTVVPGRMTAAFDKPVVLFLIGMRFNKLRNFPKFLWFARTMPSMLAELEKKPEAGLLWYRQWISYPNLMVQQYWESFDKLLAYSNDKGALHSPAWGRYMRELAGEPSLGIWHETYLVEPGRNECIYSNMPPFGLGAATALTKAEGRLAAAKQRLAA from the coding sequence ATGGAACATCCGACCACCGTCGTTCCGGGCCGCATGACGGCCGCGTTCGACAAGCCCGTCGTCCTCTTCCTGATCGGCATGCGCTTCAACAAGCTGCGCAACTTCCCCAAATTCCTGTGGTTCGCGCGCACCATGCCGTCGATGCTGGCGGAGCTGGAGAAGAAGCCCGAGGCGGGGCTTCTGTGGTACCGGCAATGGATCTCCTATCCGAACCTGATGGTGCAGCAATATTGGGAGAGCTTCGACAAGCTGCTGGCCTATTCGAACGACAAGGGCGCGCTGCACAGTCCCGCCTGGGGCCGCTATATGCGCGAACTGGCGGGTGAGCCGTCGCTCGGCATCTGGCACGAGACCTATCTGGTCGAGCCCGGCCGCAACGAGTGCATCTACAGCAACATGCCGCCCTTCGGCCTGGGGGCCGCGACCGCGCTGACCAAAGCGGAAGGACGTCTCGCCGCCGCGAAGCAGCGCTTGGCCGCCTAG
- a CDS encoding DUF2975 domain-containing protein, with translation MTDEPAANLAWLSRTMAALTTIGLIVSPVVLVSAYLFPGRANGFLLNVDDLGGDLTAATPLAWRIAALACSLAGEAFTLWALWSLRSMLLLYAKGEVFSLRALSLMHTIAVALFAGVIVGFAMRAPITLLLSWPLGADHRHISLAFGSGDVVTLFEAGVVLVIARVMREAARLADENAKFV, from the coding sequence ATGACGGACGAACCCGCCGCGAACCTGGCCTGGTTGAGCCGGACCATGGCCGCGCTGACCACCATCGGGCTGATCGTCTCGCCCGTGGTCCTGGTCTCAGCCTATCTGTTTCCCGGCAGGGCCAATGGCTTCCTGCTCAATGTGGACGATCTGGGCGGCGACCTGACGGCGGCGACGCCCCTGGCCTGGCGCATCGCGGCGCTTGCCTGCTCGCTTGCCGGGGAAGCCTTCACCCTGTGGGCGCTGTGGTCGCTCCGCAGCATGCTGCTGCTCTATGCGAAGGGCGAGGTGTTCTCGCTGCGCGCCCTGAGCCTGATGCACACTATCGCGGTGGCGCTGTTCGCCGGGGTGATCGTCGGCTTCGCGATGCGCGCGCCGATCACACTGCTGCTGAGCTGGCCGCTCGGCGCCGACCATCGCCACATCTCGCTGGCCTTCGGATCGGGCGACGTGGTCACGCTTTTCGAGGCGGGCGTCGTGCTGGTGATCGCGCGGGTGATGCGCGAAGCGGCCCGGCTCGCCGACGAAAACGCGAAATTCGTCTGA
- a CDS encoding class I SAM-dependent methyltransferase — translation MGFYARHILPRLLDAAMSTKPITYQRRKVVPRAEGRVLEVGFGAGHNLPFYDPARVESIWALEPAAEMRARAGERAAASPIPLEFLGLPGEHIPLDAQAADTILITYTLCTIPDVAKALGEMRRVLKPAGRMIFCEHGAAPDAAVRRWQRRLTPLWKRIGGGCHLDRPIPDLIRDGGFIIDDMETMYLPGTAQIAGFNYWGSASKA, via the coding sequence ATGGGCTTCTACGCGCGCCACATCCTGCCGCGGCTGCTCGATGCCGCGATGTCGACCAAGCCGATCACCTACCAGCGGCGCAAGGTCGTGCCGCGGGCGGAGGGCCGGGTGCTCGAAGTCGGATTCGGCGCCGGCCACAACCTGCCGTTCTATGACCCCGCCAGGGTCGAAAGCATCTGGGCCCTGGAGCCGGCGGCGGAGATGCGGGCGCGGGCGGGCGAGCGGGCCGCCGCGTCGCCCATTCCGCTCGAATTCCTCGGCCTGCCCGGCGAGCACATTCCGCTGGACGCGCAAGCGGCGGACACGATCCTGATCACCTATACGCTGTGCACCATTCCCGACGTCGCGAAAGCGCTGGGCGAGATGCGCCGGGTGCTCAAACCCGCCGGCCGGATGATCTTCTGCGAGCATGGCGCGGCGCCCGATGCGGCGGTGCGGCGCTGGCAGCGCCGGCTTACGCCCCTGTGGAAACGGATCGGCGGCGGCTGTCACCTCGACCGGCCGATTCCCGACCTGATACGGGACGGCGGCTTCATTATCGACGACATGGAGACGATGTATTTACCCGGCACCGCGCAGATTGCGGGCTTCAATTATTGGGGCAGTGCCTCCAAGGCGTGA
- a CDS encoding DUF885 family protein: protein MLSRRSVLKSGAASAAAVALMRPAFAADPTPSATLNALFDTFIDENLDVSPTFATALGVDTGKRAHQKSEVDDASLAGIARQQAQTASQLARLKAFDRNSVGGDDQVSYDVVLFGLQTQADANARYAYGGGRAGAPYVISQLGGLYNGAPSFLDNQHTIESKADADAYLARLDVLATRLDQEADVVRHDVALGVVPPDFALDKTLIQMKALRAFAPDAAPLTQSVVRRTKEKNIPGDWQTPAAKILRDKVYPALDRQIALMTQLRTKATHDAGVWKLPDGEAYYRDSLLQWTTSSMSPAQIHQTGLDIIQDHSARIDALMRAQGMTSGTVGQRLRALYDDPKMLYPNTDAGKEQLIADLNVKVATVRAKLPGYFGVLPKADVLIKRVPKEIETSQAGGYYNSPSLDGKIPGIYWINLRDTAEQPRWLLPTLTYHESIPGHHLQLSIQREAKMPLIRRVSYFSSFIEGWALYAEQLADEMGMYDDDPFGRIGFLHDAMFRAVRLVVDSGLHAMKWSREQAITFMVDTLGDQEASAVSETERYCVEPGQACGYMLGKLTLLAARKKAQDALGGKFDIRSFHDAMLIGGAVPLAMVDPMADRYVASRKG, encoded by the coding sequence ATGCTGAGCCGCCGTTCCGTCCTCAAATCGGGCGCCGCCAGCGCCGCCGCCGTGGCCCTGATGCGTCCAGCTTTCGCCGCCGATCCCACGCCCAGCGCGACGCTGAACGCGCTGTTCGACACGTTCATAGACGAGAATCTTGACGTGTCCCCGACCTTCGCGACCGCCCTGGGCGTCGATACCGGCAAGCGGGCGCACCAGAAGAGCGAGGTCGACGACGCCTCGCTCGCCGGCATCGCGCGCCAGCAGGCGCAGACGGCCAGCCAGCTGGCGCGGCTCAAGGCCTTCGACCGCAATTCGGTCGGCGGCGACGACCAGGTCAGCTATGACGTGGTGCTGTTCGGCCTGCAGACCCAGGCCGATGCCAATGCGCGCTATGCCTATGGCGGCGGCCGCGCCGGGGCGCCCTATGTGATCAGCCAGCTCGGCGGCCTCTACAATGGCGCGCCGTCCTTCCTCGACAATCAGCATACGATCGAGAGCAAGGCGGATGCCGATGCCTATCTTGCACGCCTCGACGTGCTCGCGACACGGCTCGACCAGGAAGCCGACGTCGTACGCCACGACGTGGCACTGGGCGTCGTGCCGCCCGACTTCGCGCTCGACAAGACACTGATCCAGATGAAGGCGCTGCGCGCCTTCGCGCCCGATGCCGCGCCGCTGACGCAATCGGTGGTCCGGCGGACGAAGGAGAAGAATATTCCCGGCGACTGGCAGACGCCGGCGGCGAAGATCCTGCGCGACAAGGTCTACCCGGCGCTCGACCGTCAGATCGCATTGATGACGCAGCTGCGCACCAAGGCGACGCATGACGCGGGCGTCTGGAAGCTTCCCGACGGCGAGGCCTATTACCGCGACAGCCTGCTGCAGTGGACGACCTCGAGCATGAGTCCGGCGCAGATCCACCAGACCGGCCTCGACATCATCCAGGACCACAGCGCCCGGATCGACGCGCTGATGCGGGCGCAGGGCATGACGAGCGGCACGGTGGGACAGCGGCTGCGCGCGCTCTATGACGATCCGAAGATGCTCTATCCCAATACCGACGCGGGCAAGGAACAGCTGATCGCCGACCTCAATGTGAAGGTCGCGACGGTGCGGGCGAAGCTGCCGGGCTATTTCGGCGTGTTGCCCAAGGCGGACGTCCTGATCAAGCGCGTGCCCAAGGAGATCGAGACGTCGCAGGCCGGCGGCTATTACAATTCGCCGTCGCTCGACGGGAAGATTCCCGGCATCTACTGGATCAACCTGCGCGACACCGCCGAGCAGCCGCGCTGGCTGCTGCCGACCCTGACCTATCATGAGAGCATTCCCGGCCATCATCTGCAGTTGTCGATCCAGCGCGAGGCGAAGATGCCGCTGATCCGGCGGGTCTCGTATTTCTCGTCCTTTATCGAAGGCTGGGCGCTCTATGCCGAGCAGCTGGCCGACGAGATGGGGATGTATGACGACGATCCCTTCGGCCGCATCGGCTTCCTGCACGACGCGATGTTCCGTGCGGTGCGGCTGGTCGTCGACAGCGGCCTGCATGCGATGAAATGGAGCCGCGAGCAGGCGATCACGTTCATGGTCGACACGCTGGGCGACCAGGAGGCGTCGGCGGTCTCGGAGACCGAGCGCTATTGCGTGGAGCCGGGCCAGGCCTGCGGCTACATGCTGGGCAAGCTCACCCTGCTGGCGGCGCGCAAGAAGGCGCAGGACGCGCTGGGCGGCAAGTTCGACATCCGCAGCTTCCACGACGCGATGCTGATCGGCGGTGCGGTGCCGCTGGCGATGGTGGACCCCATGGCGGACCGCTATGTCGCCAGCCGGAAGGGTTAG
- a CDS encoding VOC family protein — protein MIDHVSVAVADLARSAAFYEAVLAPLGLTRLVTRAATVGFGKAYPEFWINLRAGLAPVPATTGVHICLRTRSEDAVRAFHAAALAQGGADAGAPGPRQAAMTTYYGAFVFDPDGNKLEAVAFPT, from the coding sequence ATGATCGACCACGTCTCCGTCGCGGTCGCGGACCTGGCGCGCAGCGCTGCGTTCTACGAGGCGGTCCTCGCGCCGCTCGGCCTCACCAGGCTCGTGACGCGTGCAGCGACGGTCGGCTTCGGCAAGGCCTATCCCGAATTCTGGATCAATCTGCGCGCCGGGCTGGCACCGGTCCCCGCCACGACCGGCGTGCATATCTGCCTGCGTACCCGCAGCGAAGACGCGGTGCGCGCCTTCCATGCCGCGGCGTTGGCACAGGGCGGTGCCGATGCCGGCGCGCCCGGGCCGCGCCAGGCGGCGATGACGACCTATTACGGCGCCTTCGTCTTCGATCCCGACGGCAACAAGCTCGAAGCAGTCGCGTTTCCGACGTAG
- a CDS encoding 2Fe-2S iron-sulfur cluster-binding protein has protein sequence MKIIATDRNGTEQSVEGRDGWSVMEILRDAGLPIAAECGGACACATCHVYVEDGWYEKLTPPSDAEVDMLDMALAVEPGRSRLSCQIVCAEELDGIKVTVAPE, from the coding sequence ATGAAGATCATCGCCACCGACCGCAACGGCACGGAACAGAGCGTCGAAGGCCGCGACGGCTGGAGCGTGATGGAAATCCTGCGCGATGCCGGCCTGCCGATCGCGGCGGAGTGCGGCGGCGCCTGCGCCTGCGCCACCTGCCATGTCTATGTCGAGGACGGCTGGTACGAGAAGCTGACGCCGCCATCGGATGCCGAGGTCGACATGCTGGACATGGCGCTGGCGGTCGAGCCCGGGCGCTCGCGCCTGTCCTGCCAGATCGTCTGCGCCGAGGAGCTCGACGGGATCAAAGTTACCGTCGCGCCGGAATAA
- a CDS encoding glutathione S-transferase family protein has product MTIQVHHLNNSRSQRILWLLEELGTPYEIVKYQRMSPVPFAPPELKAVHPLGKSPVITDGGKTIAESGAIVEYLIDTYGKGRFKPKPGTDDYWRYIEWMHYAEGSAMLPLLMALYTGMLGDAAALLKPRVDSEIANNLAYLEAGIKGRDFLVGNDLTGADVQMLFVLEAAGARLEPYAELVEYRARLQDRPAYRRGIEKGGEYALMSR; this is encoded by the coding sequence ATGACCATCCAGGTCCATCATCTCAACAATTCGCGCTCGCAGCGCATCCTCTGGCTCCTGGAGGAGCTGGGGACGCCCTACGAGATCGTGAAATACCAGCGCATGTCGCCCGTGCCCTTCGCGCCGCCGGAGCTCAAGGCGGTGCATCCGCTCGGCAAATCGCCGGTGATCACCGATGGCGGCAAGACGATCGCGGAATCCGGCGCCATCGTCGAATATCTGATCGATACTTATGGCAAGGGCCGCTTCAAGCCGAAGCCCGGCACCGACGATTACTGGCGCTACATCGAATGGATGCATTACGCGGAGGGCTCCGCGATGCTGCCGCTGCTGATGGCGCTCTATACCGGCATGCTGGGCGACGCCGCCGCGCTGCTGAAGCCGCGGGTCGACAGCGAGATCGCCAACAACCTCGCCTATCTGGAAGCGGGCATCAAAGGCCGCGATTTCCTCGTCGGCAACGACCTGACCGGCGCCGACGTGCAGATGCTGTTCGTGCTCGAAGCCGCCGGCGCGCGGCTCGAGCCCTATGCCGAGCTCGTCGAATACCGCGCCCGCCTGCAGGACCGTCCGGCCTATCGGCGCGGCATCGAGAAGGGCGGCGAATACGCCCTGATGAGCCGCTAG
- a CDS encoding GNAT family N-acetyltransferase: protein MSARADATTVRAASWADAGPLAATLGRAFHDDPVAIHLLPDPATRAGALPRMFRLLFKLGLPYGACFVTEGYEAVALWRPPDLWRVPFWQYIVNAPELLRTFGGGVFNVMATMDRIEKAHPHKPNWYLQTIGTDPDKQGKGFGSRIMRRQLAVADAARMPCYLESSKDTNLPIYRSFGFEVTGEIKIPGGPTLWPMWREPRA from the coding sequence ATGAGCGCGCGGGCCGACGCCACGACAGTCCGCGCTGCGAGCTGGGCCGATGCCGGGCCGCTCGCCGCGACGCTGGGGCGCGCCTTCCACGACGATCCGGTGGCCATCCATCTGCTGCCCGATCCGGCGACGCGGGCCGGGGCGCTGCCGCGGATGTTCCGGCTGCTCTTCAAGCTCGGCCTGCCTTACGGCGCCTGTTTCGTGACCGAGGGCTATGAGGCGGTGGCGCTGTGGCGGCCGCCGGATCTGTGGCGCGTGCCGTTCTGGCAATACATCGTCAACGCACCCGAGCTGCTGCGCACCTTCGGCGGCGGCGTGTTCAACGTGATGGCCACGATGGACCGGATCGAAAAGGCCCACCCGCACAAGCCGAACTGGTATCTGCAGACCATCGGCACCGATCCGGACAAACAGGGCAAGGGCTTCGGCAGCCGCATCATGCGCCGGCAGCTCGCCGTCGCCGACGCCGCGCGCATGCCGTGCTATCTCGAATCCAGCAAGGACACGAACCTGCCGATCTATCGCAGCTTCGGCTTCGAAGTGACCGGCGAGATCAAGATCCCCGGCGGCCCGACCCTCTGGCCGATGTGGCGCGAACCGCGGGCATGA